DNA sequence from the Streptomyces cinnabarinus genome:
CACCGCCAGGTCGCCGGGCCCCACCTCCAGCGTCGCGCCGCCCTCGACCTCGATCGTGGCCGAACCGCTGATCACCACGAACAGCTCGTCCGCCTCGGTGTCGGTGACCACGCCCGGGGTGATCTGCCAGACCCCGCGGATCTGCCGCCCGTCCGCCGACTCCCAGACCACCTTCCCCCTCACCTCGGGCGTGCCGGAGACGATCTGCGCCGGGTCGAGCGGCTCGGGTTCGAGCTCGGCGTCGGGGACATGGACAACGAAGCTGTGGCTCATGGCAGGACCCTAACCAGCGGCGGCCGGTCCGCACCGTCGACAGTGTGTGCGGTATCGGCCCAGGTGGGAGGACACTTCGTCGCGACTGGCGGGGCGGCCGGAGCCGGGTGATCGTGGAGGGCATGGCGCAGGACACCCCGGCCGCCGGCGCGGAACGGCACCGGCACGACACCCGCGAGGCGATCATGTTCGGCGGTGTCTACGGCTCCGTCCTCGCCTGCTCGATGGTCGCCGCCCTCAGCCAGTACGGCCAGGCCTCCCAGGCCAGACGCCGCTACGACGCCCTGTGGCTGCTGGTGACCGCGCTGGCCTCCGCCCTCGCCCACGGCTACGCCCACTACATCGCCGAGCGCTCACCGCACCGCCGCTGGGACGCGGTACGCGTGCTCGCCGAGGAGTGGCCCCTGGTCACGGCCGTCCTGCCCACGGTGGCGATCCTGGCCGGGGCGGGCCTCGGCTGGTGGCCCCCGAACGGCGTGGAGTACCCCGCCTTCACCCTGAACATCGCCCTGCTGTTCACCCTGGGCCTGGTCACGGCCCGCTGGGCGCACCGCCCTTGGCGCACCGCGCTGCTGATCGGACTGGTGGACGCGCTTCTGGGGGTAGGTGTGGTGGTGGCCAACGCGCTCATCAAGTGACGCGCCACCCCCTGGTACTGGAGCGACCGTGCAGGACAGCGAGCCCCTCGCATTCACCCACGACTTCCCGCCGGTGCGGACCGTGCTGCGCCCCGGTGCCGCCCTCACCGCCACCCCGGAGGAGGCCCGGCGACTGGGCCTGCGGCGGCTGTTGGTGCTCTGCGGAGCGCGCGGCGCCGACACCGCGCGGGCCGTCGCGGACGCCCTCGGCGAGCGCTGCGCCGGGGTGCACGCCGAGGCCCGGATGCACGTCCCCGTCGAGGTCGCCGACCGGGCCGTGGCGGCGGTGCGCGCGGCGGGCGCCGACGGCTGTGTCGCGGTCGGCGGCGGCTCCTCCATCGGTCTCGGCAAGGCCGTCGCCCTGCGCACCGGCCTGCCCCTGATCGCCGTACCGTCCACCTATTCCGGCTCGGAGATGACCGCCGTGTGGGGCCTGACCGAGCACGGCGCCAAGCGCACCGGCCGGGACCCGGTGGTCCAGCCCCGCAGCGTCGTCTACGACCCGGACCTGACCCTCTCCCTGCCGGTGCCGCTCTCCCTCACCAGCGGCGTCAACGCCATCGCGCACGCCGTCGAGGCCCTGTGGGCGCCCGACGCCTCGCCCCTGACCGCGCTCACGGCCGAGGAGGGCATCCGGGTCATGGCGCGGGCGCTGCCGGCGGTGGCCGCCGAGCCCGGGTCCCTCCCGGCCAGGAGCCAGGCCCTGCACGGGGCCTGGCTGTGCGGACTGAGCCTCGGCGCCGCCACCATGGGCCTGCACCACAAGCTCTGCCATGTCCTCGGCGGCTCCTACGGCCTGCCGCACGCCGAGACGCACACGCTGGTGCTGCCACACGTCCTCGCCCACAACGCGCCCGCCGCCCCCGAAGCCGTCGCGGCCATCGCCCGCGCCCTCGACACCGACGACGCCCCGCGCGCCCTGTGGGAACTTCCCCGCGCACCGGGCGTCCCCCGCTCCCTCGCCGAACTCGGTCTGGCCGAGGCCGACTTGGCGCGGGCGGCGGACCAGGTCACCCGGGAGGTGCCGGAGAATCCGCGGACGGTGACGGCGGACGGAGTGCTGCGGATCCTGCGCGGGGCGTACGAGGGTGCGGCGCCGATGCCGTAGGGCTCACTCGTCGAACGTGACGACCACCTTCTCCGCCGCCCCGCCTCTGCCCGCAATACGTCGGACAAAATTGTTGACAATTCTGTTGGGCTAGTTTTAGGTTCGACAGGCACTCACTCAGGGAGGGCAGCGATGCCGAATGAAGCCCGTCCGAGCACCGGGGAGCAGGCCAAACAGCACGCGCTCGCGCAGCTGCGGCAGGCGATCCTGCACGGCGAGATGGCACCGGCACAGCGGCTGGTGGAGAACGAACTCGCCGAGCAGTTCGGTGTGACACGGGCGAGCATCCGTGCGGCGCTCATCGACCTGGAGGCCCAGGGCCTCGTGGAGCGCATCCGCAACCGCGGCTCGCGGGTGCGGGTCGTCACGGTGGAGGAAGCGGTCGCCATCACCGAGTGCCGCATGGTCCTGGAAGGGCTGTGCGCGGCGAAGGCGGCCGTCGCGGCCGGCGACGAGCAACTGGCCGAACTCACCGAGCTGGGCACGGCGATGACCAAGGCCGTGGCCGACGGTGAACCGGTCACCTACTCCGACCTCAACCATGAACTGCACACCCGGATCCGGGAGTTCTCCGGCCAGCGCACCGCACTGGAGCTGCTGGAGCGACTCAACGCCCAACTGGTGCGCCACCGCTTCCAGTTGGCCCTCCGGCCCGGGCGTCCGCAGCAGTCCCTGAACGAGCATCTGGCGATGATCGAAGCGATCAGGGCCAGGGACCCCGAGGCGGCCGAGACGGCCGTCCGCGCCCACCTCAGCAGCGTGATCGAGGCGCTGCGCGACTGAACCACGCCTGAGGCGGGCGCGCCTACCTGTCCATCAAGGAGTTCGCAGACATGACACAGGCCAACGCGCCCGCCACCCCACCACGATCGACCCTCGTCGTCACCGCGCACGCGGGGGACTTCGTGTGGCGGGCAGGCGGCGCCGTCGCCCTGGCCGCCGCCCGCGGGGAGAAGGTCACCATCGCCTGTCTGACCTTCGGCGAGCGCGGCGAGTCCGCCAAGGCGTGGCGCGAGGGGAAGCAGCTCGCGGAGATCAAGGCCATCCGGCGGGACGAGGCCGAGCGGGCCGCCGCCACTCTCGGCGCCGAGGTCCGCTTCTTCGACGCCGGTGACTACCCGCTGGTCGCCACCGCCGAGCTGACCGACCGACTCGTCGCCGTGTACCGCGCGACCCAGCCGGACGTCGTCCTCACCCACCCCACCGAGGACCCGTACAACGGCGACCACCCCGCCGCCAACCGGATGGCGCTGGAGGCCCGGGTGCTCGCCCAGGCCATCGGCTACCCGGGCGAGGGCGAGATCATCGGCGCCCCGCCGGTCTTCTACTTCGAGCCCCACCAGCCCGAGATGAGCGGCTTCCGGCCCGAGGTGCTGCTCGACATCACCGAGGTCTGGGAGACCAAGCGCAAGGCGATGGAGTGCCTCGGCGCCCAGCGGCACCTGTGGGACTACTACACCGACCTCGCCGTCCGCCGCGGTGTCCAGCTCAAGCGCAACGCCGGACCCAACCTGGGTCTCGCCCACAGGACCATGGCCGAGGCGTACATGCGCCCCTACCCGCAGATCGCGAAGGAGCTGGCATGAGCGGCGTGATCGTCACCGGCCCGCCCAAGGCGGACGCGCGGGACGTCGAGGTGCTCGCCGGGTTCGGGGTCGCCACGGTCAGTGAGGCGATGGGCCGAACCGGCTTGCTGGGACCGGGGATTCGCCCCGTCCAGCAGGGCGTACGGGTCGCGGGTACCGCCGTCACCGTGCTCAGCTGGCCCGGCGACAACCTCATGATCCACGCGGCCGTGGAGCAGTGCGGCGCCGGCGACATCCTGGTCGTCACCACCACCTCCCCGTGCACGGACGGGCTGTTCGGCGAGCTGTTCGCGACCGCGCTGACACAGCGCGGGGTGCGGGGCGTGGTCCTCAACACCGGTATCCGGGACACCCAGGAGCTGCGGGACATGGGCTTCGCCGCCTGGTCCCGGGCGGTCTCCTCGCAGGGCACCGTCAAGGCCACCGGCGGCTCGGTCAATGTGCCGATCGCCGTCGACGGCCAGGTGATCCGCCCCGGCGACGTGATCCTCGCCGACGACGACGGTGTCGTGGTCGTCCCGCGCGAACGCGCCCGCGAGACGGCGGCGAGGGCCGAGGCCCGCGAGGCCAAGGAGGCCGCCACCCGGGCCGCCTTCCTCGACGGCCAACTCGGCCTGGACCGGTACGGATTGCGGGACACGCTCAAGCGGCTCGGCGTCGACTACCGGACGTACGAGGAGTACGAGGGAGCGCGGCCGTGAGCGACGAGGTGCCGTGTCTGCTGATGCGCGGCGGCACGTCCAAGGGCGCCTACTTCCTCGCCGCCGACCTCCCTGCCGAACCGGCCGCCCGGGACGAGCTGTTGCTGCGGATCATGGGCAGCCCGGACGCGCGGCAGATCGACGGGCTCGGCGGAGCGCACCCGCTCACCAGCAAGGTGGCCGTGGTGTCGCCGTCGACCGACCCGCACGCCGACGTCGACTATCTCTTCCTCCAAGTCGCCGTCGACCGAGCCGATGTGAGCGACCGTCAGAACTGCGGGAACATCCTCGCCGGGATCGGCCCGTTCGCCGTGGAACGCGGGCTCGTCCGGGCGGGGGAGGAGGAGACCGCCGTACGGATCCGCATGGTCAACAGCGGTGACTACGCGACTGCGACCTTCCCCAGTCCCGGCGGACGGGTCGAGTACGGCGGGGACGCGGAGATCTCGGGTGTGCCCGGCACGGCCGCGCCCGTGGTGATCGAGTTCCCGGCGGGCGCCTCGGCCCTGTTGCCGACCGGAAGGCCCCGGGACGAGGTCGACGGCGTACCGGTGACCTGTGTGGACAACGGCATGCCGACGGTGCTGATCGAGG
Encoded proteins:
- a CDS encoding cupin domain-containing protein, coding for MSHSFVVHVPDAELEPEPLDPAQIVSGTPEVRGKVVWESADGRQIRGVWQITPGVVTDTEADELFVVISGSATIEVEGGATLEVGPGDLAVLRAGDRTTWTVHETLRKAYAINL
- a CDS encoding maleylacetate reductase; its protein translation is MQDSEPLAFTHDFPPVRTVLRPGAALTATPEEARRLGLRRLLVLCGARGADTARAVADALGERCAGVHAEARMHVPVEVADRAVAAVRAAGADGCVAVGGGSSIGLGKAVALRTGLPLIAVPSTYSGSEMTAVWGLTEHGAKRTGRDPVVQPRSVVYDPDLTLSLPVPLSLTSGVNAIAHAVEALWAPDASPLTALTAEEGIRVMARALPAVAAEPGSLPARSQALHGAWLCGLSLGAATMGLHHKLCHVLGGSYGLPHAETHTLVLPHVLAHNAPAAPEAVAAIARALDTDDAPRALWELPRAPGVPRSLAELGLAEADLARAADQVTREVPENPRTVTADGVLRILRGAYEGAAPMP
- a CDS encoding GntR family transcriptional regulator, with protein sequence MPNEARPSTGEQAKQHALAQLRQAILHGEMAPAQRLVENELAEQFGVTRASIRAALIDLEAQGLVERIRNRGSRVRVVTVEEAVAITECRMVLEGLCAAKAAVAAGDEQLAELTELGTAMTKAVADGEPVTYSDLNHELHTRIREFSGQRTALELLERLNAQLVRHRFQLALRPGRPQQSLNEHLAMIEAIRARDPEAAETAVRAHLSSVIEALRD
- a CDS encoding PIG-L deacetylase family protein translates to MTQANAPATPPRSTLVVTAHAGDFVWRAGGAVALAAARGEKVTIACLTFGERGESAKAWREGKQLAEIKAIRRDEAERAAATLGAEVRFFDAGDYPLVATAELTDRLVAVYRATQPDVVLTHPTEDPYNGDHPAANRMALEARVLAQAIGYPGEGEIIGAPPVFYFEPHQPEMSGFRPEVLLDITEVWETKRKAMECLGAQRHLWDYYTDLAVRRGVQLKRNAGPNLGLAHRTMAEAYMRPYPQIAKELA
- a CDS encoding 4-carboxy-4-hydroxy-2-oxoadipate aldolase/oxaloacetate decarboxylase yields the protein MSGVIVTGPPKADARDVEVLAGFGVATVSEAMGRTGLLGPGIRPVQQGVRVAGTAVTVLSWPGDNLMIHAAVEQCGAGDILVVTTTSPCTDGLFGELFATALTQRGVRGVVLNTGIRDTQELRDMGFAAWSRAVSSQGTVKATGGSVNVPIAVDGQVIRPGDVILADDDGVVVVPRERARETAARAEAREAKEAATRAAFLDGQLGLDRYGLRDTLKRLGVDYRTYEEYEGARP
- a CDS encoding 4-oxalomesaconate tautomerase — protein: MRGGTSKGAYFLAADLPAEPAARDELLLRIMGSPDARQIDGLGGAHPLTSKVAVVSPSTDPHADVDYLFLQVAVDRADVSDRQNCGNILAGIGPFAVERGLVRAGEEETAVRIRMVNSGDYATATFPSPGGRVEYGGDAEISGVPGTAAPVVIEFPAGASALLPTGRPRDEVDGVPVTCVDNGMPTVLIEAAALKVTGYESPRDLEEDVELADRLRRIRLRAGRLMGLGDVSDTTVPKLTLLAPPRQGGAITTRTFIPVRCHPSIGVLGAASVAAGLRIEGGVGADLAVISPESDRIRIEHPTGFLDIDSSLKATPDGLPSARRTAVVRTARKIFDGTVFPRAVAQPRGGHR